A portion of the Rhizoctonia solani chromosome 6, complete sequence genome contains these proteins:
- a CDS encoding short chain dehydrogenase, producing the protein MSRVAIITGAAQGIGEAIACRLASEGISVALVDLASKMDALDQIARKIGSEGRRSISISCDVSKENEVQDMVRKTIDRFGGLDIMIANAGVLDYCPLLELSDTLLDKYLNINLKGVLYCYRAAAIQMIKQGRGGRIIGASRVKNCGGYCVSKFGVRALTQTAALEWGQYNITVNAYAPGYIDTPMVAESGGGLHGENFLPLSLEATEQLWY; encoded by the exons ATGTCTAGGGTAGCAATTATCACAGGAGCTGCTCAAG GGATTGGAGAAGCAATTGCCTGTC GACTGGCATCCGAAGGAATCAGCGTGGCTCTGGTAGACCTTGCTAGCAAAATGGATGCACTAGATCAAATAGCGAGAAAAATTGGAAGCGAAGGCCGTAGATCAATCTCTATCAGCTGCGATGTATCAAAAGAGAATGAGGTTCAAGACATGGTTAGGAAAACTATCGATAGATTTGGAGGTTTAGATATT ATGATCGCCAACGCAGGGGTCCTGGACTACTGTCCGTTATTGGAGT TATCCGATACACTATTGGATAAATACCTTAACATCAACTTAAAGGGCGTACTATATTGTTATCGCGCAGCAGCAATTCAGATGATCAAACAAGGGCGAGGTGGGAGGATTATTGGAGCAAGTA GGGTCAAGAACTGTGGTGGCTATTGCGTCTCAAAGTTCGGCGTCCGGGCGCTCACTCAGACCGCTGCTCTAGAGTGGGGGCAATATAACATTACAGTCAACGCATATGCCCCAGGATATATTGACACTCCAATGG TTGCTGAATCGGGTGGTGGCCTGCACGGAGAGAACTTTCTGCCT TTATCATTGGAAGCTACTGAGCAACTGTGGTATTAA